One part of the Streptomyces sp. NBC_00286 genome encodes these proteins:
- a CDS encoding PP2C family protein-serine/threonine phosphatase, translated as MPPTPWRAGGAQRQGRREVQADAFAVAGDQATGRIAVAVTDGIGDTPAAAKAADLTAEEAAAAALAAMPEVGCVSARNQLTVSGITADASIVTALFDPSHSRVQIAWAGVCRAYVLTTEGQLQRATYDHSLGERIRRHTGKHGPLPLYDRKVTRTVARHEFVTTSLPACSTVAVLLCTDGISQSLTDPTIVAALQYDDPTEGAELLASAAGINGPDNATAVVVRRTH; from the coding sequence ATGCCCCCAACACCCTGGCGCGCAGGAGGCGCGCAACGGCAAGGCCGCCGCGAAGTCCAGGCTGACGCGTTCGCAGTCGCGGGCGATCAGGCCACCGGACGTATCGCCGTCGCCGTGACCGACGGCATCGGCGACACGCCAGCAGCCGCCAAAGCGGCCGACCTGACCGCGGAGGAGGCCGCCGCCGCGGCGCTCGCCGCGATGCCTGAGGTCGGCTGCGTCAGCGCCCGCAACCAGCTCACGGTCAGCGGGATCACCGCGGACGCGTCCATCGTCACCGCGTTGTTCGACCCGTCCCACAGCCGCGTCCAGATCGCCTGGGCAGGGGTGTGCCGCGCGTACGTCCTCACCACCGAAGGGCAGCTCCAGCGAGCGACGTACGACCACTCCCTCGGTGAACGCATCCGCCGCCACACCGGCAAGCACGGCCCGCTGCCGCTGTACGACCGCAAGGTCACCCGCACCGTCGCGCGCCACGAGTTCGTGACCACGTCCCTGCCCGCCTGCAGCACCGTCGCCGTCCTGCTGTGCACCGACGGCATCAGCCAGAGCCTCACCGACCCGACGATCGTCGCCGCCCTCCAGTACGACGACCCCACCGAGGGCGCCGAACTCCTCGCCAGCGCGGCCGGCATCAACGGACCGGACAACGCGACAGCCGTCGTCGTCCGCCGCACTCACTGA
- a CDS encoding N-6 DNA methylase encodes MVQFDLFGEVEQKLEERARHREAEAAKPNPAQTPRRRKYAAPRDPYQHANKIAENVMSAWYSSYGGNRMDVPLGTVAALCFFREPLIADWLLTLEPAHFPPLLREIWGVQWSARPDLIEVARPLHAWVEENPDDYRLRAVQAVVHTAVNTGLLDITAEEDPYLRSRADILSPLLTGLRHKSDKKWRGEYHTPPCITDLMAQVLVDDDTCGPGMSVREPAIGSGGMFRSVAQRMRELNLNPHDFRWYGNDIDPLSTACAAVNAIVWDLGPNVAIWCANTFAEHDGGLAKALAERAAIIKHRNAVVEQALFEHRARRMIDALDRLLEGTAA; translated from the coding sequence ATGGTCCAGTTCGACCTGTTCGGCGAGGTGGAGCAAAAACTCGAGGAGCGCGCTAGACATCGCGAGGCGGAGGCCGCCAAGCCCAACCCAGCCCAGACCCCTCGACGCAGGAAGTACGCAGCACCCCGCGATCCCTACCAGCATGCCAACAAGATCGCCGAGAACGTCATGTCCGCCTGGTACAGCAGCTACGGCGGCAACCGCATGGACGTCCCCCTCGGCACCGTCGCAGCGCTCTGCTTCTTCCGCGAACCACTGATCGCCGACTGGCTGCTCACCCTCGAACCAGCCCACTTCCCGCCACTGCTGCGGGAGATCTGGGGCGTCCAATGGTCCGCACGCCCGGACCTGATCGAGGTCGCACGCCCGCTCCACGCCTGGGTGGAGGAGAACCCGGACGACTACCGACTACGCGCCGTCCAGGCCGTGGTGCACACCGCGGTGAACACGGGCCTGCTCGACATCACCGCCGAGGAGGACCCGTACCTGCGCTCCCGCGCGGACATCCTCAGCCCCCTCCTCACGGGCCTGCGCCACAAGAGCGACAAGAAGTGGCGCGGCGAGTACCACACACCGCCCTGCATCACCGACCTGATGGCACAAGTCCTCGTCGACGACGACACCTGCGGACCGGGCATGTCCGTACGCGAACCCGCCATCGGCAGCGGCGGCATGTTCCGCTCTGTCGCCCAACGCATGCGCGAACTCAACCTCAACCCGCACGACTTCCGCTGGTACGGCAACGACATCGACCCCCTGTCGACCGCCTGCGCCGCCGTGAACGCCATCGTCTGGGACCTCGGCCCCAACGTCGCCATCTGGTGCGCCAACACCTTCGCCGAACACGACGGCGGCCTGGCCAAGGCCCTCGCCGAACGCGCCGCGATCATCAAGCACCGCAACGCCGTCGTCGAACAAGCCCTGTTCGAGCACAGGGCACGCCGAATGATCGACGCGCTCGACCGGCTCCTCGAGGGAACGGCGGCTTGA